TGGACCAAGCATCAGAAGGTGATGCTTGAGCCCCGATTAAGTTGGTTTTAACGCTACCCTAGCATAATATATATGGCTTTATTTTGAGAATGCAAATGCTGTCACACCTTAACATACGATATGATAAATCTCTCATAACAAAGTGCAATGTTCCAAGTAGTGATGGATGAGACCTTTTGGGCCATTAGTTGAATCTGCGAGATGTGTCATCATCATGTAGTAATAAGACCACTAAACCGTTGCCCATTAGGATGTCTTATGTTGTagaaatgaatataaaatcataCCTACAGCCAACTACCAGACATCGATCTAATAAACAATGTAATAAGGTTATATGGCAATTAGAAAAACCAACCAATCATTAGGGACAAACTTTTAAATTATCTCTAGAAGACAAagtaaatcatataatattcaTAAGTCAAACTTCAAACCGAAAGACTGAGACTGAGAGAGAGCATCACGATTCTGATACACAAATCTAATTAGCAAACGATTGATTCTTAATGATGATATTATGAAACATTAAAGGGAAGGATTGTGTAGTATGGCGGCGGGTGCCCAGACAACATCAGAGCCATCATCAATGCGGCAAGActctccacctcctcctccagagACCGGCGGCGACCGTCCTTTCCCTTCCTTCGCCTCCGCCTCACCCGAGGAGTTCTCTCCCTTCTCCTCCGCGACGGGTAGCCGGTGATACGAAGGGTTGTTCAAACTCGCGGCGACGACGTAGACGGGTCCGGCGGAGATAAGAGGACCGGAGACGAATCCGCCGACGATCTGTCCCTGAGGTCCGGCGAGCGAGACGGCGAAGGAGGTGGAGACGGGAGGAGGGAGGAAAGCGGCGGAGAGGGAGAGGAGGTCGAACTTGCCGTGGAAAGTGATGGTGGAGCCGGGAGCCGCGGGGCGAGGCTGGCGGAGCGTGACGTCGGCGACGGAGCCGGAGCCGCTGAGGAGACAGAGGCCGACGCCTCTCTCGCGGCAGAAGCGGTCGATGGAGGCGACGACGTCGTTTCCGGaggggacttggaggatgtaaGGACTCATGGGAGGCTCCAAGGTGAGGTAGACCGGCGG
The Raphanus sativus cultivar WK10039 chromosome 1, ASM80110v3, whole genome shotgun sequence DNA segment above includes these coding regions:
- the LOC130510915 gene encoding AT-hook motif nuclear-localized protein 28-like; the protein is MEAVPRQRPRGRPQGSKNKPKPPVYLTLEPPMSPYILQVPSGNDVVASIDRFCRERGVGLCLLSGSGSVADVTLRQPRPAAPGSTITFHGKFDLLSLSAAFLPPPVSTSFAVSLAGPQGQIVGGFVSGPLISAGPVYVVAASLNNPSYHRLPVAEEKGENSSGEAEAKEGKGRSPPVSGGGGGESCRIDDGSDVVWAPAAILHNPSL